A window of Companilactobacillus allii genomic DNA:
CACAGGCATTAACAGCACTGAAGTCTGGCCAAGGAGATGCATTGACAACTGATAATGTAATCTTAGCTGGTATGGCAGTCAATAATCCTGGCTATGAGCTGACTGGTAAGGCCTTCACGACTGAACCTTATGGTATAGGTATCAACAAGGGTCAAGGAGACTTCAAGACAGCTTTGAACAAAGCACTTGAGGAAGTTCAATCTGACGGAACTTATAACAAGCTTATTCTCAAATGGTTTGGTAATGTTCCTGGATTCAATTACAAGGAGGTGCTAAGGAAATGATAAAATTACTAACAGATAATTGGCCAGCCTTTATTTCAGGATTTGGATGGACTGTTTTATCCAGTGTCTTGGCACTGTTCTTCAGTTTGATTATTGGATCCCTCTTCGCGATCCTAGAGGTTATGCCTAGTAAAGTAGCTCGTGTAATAGGTAATGTCTACGTGGAGATATTCCGTAACATTCCGTTATTAGTTATCACAATGTTCTTTTACCTAGTAATTCCGTTGTATATTGTGAAGATCAATGGATTCACTGCCGGAACTATCGGGTTAACGATCTATACATCGGCTTTTATTGCCGAAACAGTTCGTGCTGGTATTAATTCAGTTGACCTTGGTCAAATGGAAGCTGCTCGTGCGCAAGGTATGACATTTTGGCAGGCTATGAAAAATGTTGTCCTACCACAAGCCTTCAAGTTAGTTATTCCACCTCTTGGTAATCAATTCGTTAACTTAGTTAAGAATTCATCAGTTCTAGCCTTTGTGGCTGGATTTGACTTGATGTATCAAGGTAATGCGATTGCGTCACAGACTTTTGATACTGTTAATACATATGTAGTTGTCGGTTTGTTCTACTTAGTTATTACATTGCCGATCAGTTATTATATGCAACATTTAGAAAGAAAATTAGCTTAGGAGGGGAATGCATATGCAAAATTGGATAGACGCTTATTCATGGATCAATATACGATTCCTGCTCCAAGGCTTATGGGTCACAATATTGATCTCAGTTGTTTCAGTAATATTGAGTTTCATTATTGGTTCAGTCTTAGGAATTATCAGATATGCGAAGATTCCGTATTTATCAAGAATCGTCGGATACATTATCGATGTTATTAGAAACTTGCCATTGCTGTTGATAATCTTCTTCACGTACTTTGGATTACCAGCCTTTGGTTTCAAGCCAGATACGATCCCAGCAGCTATTTTAGCCATGACAGTCTTTGAGTCTACTATGATTGCTGAGATCATCAGGTCAGGTATATTGGCTGTTGATATTGGTCAGATGGAAGCATCTCGTGCTATGGGGATGAAGCTAGGACAGGCAATGTGGCATGTTGTATTGCCTCAAGCTTACAAAAAAATGATCCCAGCATTAGTTAGTCAATTTATATCCTTGATCAAGGATACTTCACTGGCCACAATCATCGTTGTGCCAGAATTGATGCAACACGGTCAAGTCGTCTATGGACAAGATCCTAACTACATCATTCCAGTCTTTGTAGCGATGGCTATTATGTACTTTGTAGTTTGTTATGCATTGTCATTGTTATCTAAGTTTATTGATAGAAGAATGGCTTAAACTTTTTAGAATGCTTATAGCATTCTATTAAAAAAAACAAAGATTAGAAATAAATTAGAAAAATGGCTTGACTTATAATTTAATTACTGATAATATTCAAGTCAATTAAATAAACAAATATAAGTGTCTGAATCAAGTAGTACTGCATCTGTGCGTAAGAAAGCCGGTGGTTGATGTGAACCGGTCAGGGTGTATGTTATGAAATACCAGACATGACTTGGCTTTTCCAAGCGGGTAAAGAGAACCGTTACTTCTCGAGAGTGGAGGATATTTTATCCTCAAGCTGGGTGGTACCACGGTTTATTAGTCGTCCCTGTTGCGTAAGCAATAGGAACGACTTTTTTTATACCTTAAAATTGGAAAGGACAATGATTATGAATAATACATCTGGTGGCAATCCTCGATATTGGAGCAATTAACAAATTCGATAAAATATGAGGAGATTAATTATGAAGAATAAAGTGAGTTTTAAAGAGTCAATTTCAATTTTGGTAGTAATGTTATTAATCTTAGGACTAGGTGTTATCAAGTTTGGTCTTTCACCACAAACACCAGTGTTAGTAGTAATCGGTTTGTTAGTTCTTTGGAGTAAGATTCGTGGTAGTAGTTGGGATGATATTCACGGTGGTATCATCGACGGTGTCAAAAACGGGATCGTCCCAATATTTATTTTCATATTGATCGGTGCTTTGATCGGTACATGGATTGCGGCAGGAATCATTCCATCTATGATGGTTGCCGGATTCCACATGATCTCAGTTAAATGGTTCGTTCCTTCAGTATTCTTAGTTTGT
This region includes:
- a CDS encoding amino acid ABC transporter permease gives rise to the protein MQNWIDAYSWINIRFLLQGLWVTILISVVSVILSFIIGSVLGIIRYAKIPYLSRIVGYIIDVIRNLPLLLIIFFTYFGLPAFGFKPDTIPAAILAMTVFESTMIAEIIRSGILAVDIGQMEASRAMGMKLGQAMWHVVLPQAYKKMIPALVSQFISLIKDTSLATIIVVPELMQHGQVVYGQDPNYIIPVFVAMAIMYFVVCYALSLLSKFIDRRMA
- a CDS encoding amino acid ABC transporter permease, which translates into the protein MIKLLTDNWPAFISGFGWTVLSSVLALFFSLIIGSLFAILEVMPSKVARVIGNVYVEIFRNIPLLVITMFFYLVIPLYIVKINGFTAGTIGLTIYTSAFIAETVRAGINSVDLGQMEAARAQGMTFWQAMKNVVLPQAFKLVIPPLGNQFVNLVKNSSVLAFVAGFDLMYQGNAIASQTFDTVNTYVVVGLFYLVITLPISYYMQHLERKLA